In a single window of the Hypanus sabinus isolate sHypSab1 unplaced genomic scaffold, sHypSab1.hap1 scaffold_1286, whole genome shotgun sequence genome:
- the LOC132386738 gene encoding zinc finger protein 235-like — MAHQRVHTRERPYTCSVCEKRFTHSSTLWKHQRVHTGEKPFTCSECGKGFTESSTLLVHQRVHTGERPFTCSVCEKRFTRLSHLQSHQRVHTGEKPFTCSECGKRFTELSNLQSHQRVHTGERPFSCSECGKGFTELSTLQRHQQVHTGEKPFTCSVCGKRFTQLSTLQSHQRVHTGEKPFPCSECGKRFTQSSTLQRHQRVHTGEKPFTCSVCGKRFTDSSTLQRHQQIHTGEKPFTCSVCGERFTQSSTLQNHQRVHTGEKPFICSVCRKRFTHLSSLQRHLQIHTGEKPFSCSVCGKGFTQSSTLQSHQRVHTGEKPFTCSDCGKGFIYLSSLQRHQRVHTEEKPFTCSECGIAFTQSSQLLAHQSVHNGEWPLL, encoded by the coding sequence atggctcaccagcgggttcacaccagggagcggccgtacacctgctcagtctgtgagaagagattcactcactcttccaccctatggaaacatcagcgagttcacactggggagaagccattcacctgctcagaatgtgggaagggattcactgagtcatccaccctactggtacatcagcgagttcacactggggagaggccattcacctgctcagtctgtgagaagagattcactcggttatcccacctccagagtcatcagcgagttcacactggggagaagccattcacctgctcagaatgtgggaagagattcactgagttatccaacctacaaagtcatcagcgagttcacactggggagaggccgttctcctgctcagaatgtgggaaaggattcactgagttatccaccctacagagacatcagcaagttcacactggggagaagccattcacctgctcagtatgtgggaagagattcactcagttatccaccctacagagtcaccagcgagttcacactggggagaaaccgttcccgtgctcagagtgtgggaagagattcactcagtcatccaccctacagagacaccagcgagttcacactggggagaagccattcacctgctcggtctgtgggaagagattcactgattcatccaccctacagagacaccagcaaattcacactggggagaagccattcacctgctcagtctgtggggagagattcactcagtcgtccaccctacagaatcaccagcgagttcacactggggagaagccgttcatctgctcagtctgtaggaagagattcactcatttatccagcctacagagacatctgcaaattcacactggcgagaagccgttcagctgctcagtctgtgggaagggattcactcagtcatccaccctacagagtcaccagcgagttcacactggtgagaagccgttcacctgctcagactgtgggaagggattcatttatttatccagcctacagagacatcagcgcgTTCACACcgaggagaagccgttcacctgctcagaatgtgggatagcattcactcagtcatcccaactactggcacaccagtcagttcacaatggggagtggccgttgttatga